In a single window of the Canis lupus dingo isolate Sandy chromosome 18, ASM325472v2, whole genome shotgun sequence genome:
- the ACTN3 gene encoding alpha-actinin-3 isoform X1, which produces MGIGLCFPPARRRQRVRRRPERQLVAVNSHYYYRHLRCTHEETERGRGFPMVTQHPRGGAGTGTPNLRYGIHPGAPKSFSPLVSGQPLAWSLPKRPRPHPAPPTSPIFSANPIRGWAGRYLTRPGCSGERGAERARSPSKMMMVMQPEGLGVGEGPFVGGSGGGEYMEQEEDWDRDLLLDPAWEKQQRKTFTAWCNSHLRKAGTQIENIEEDFRNGLKLMLLLEVISGERLPRPDKGKMRFHKIANVNKALDFIASKGVKLVSIGAEEIVDGNLKMTLGMIWTIILRFAIQDISVEETSAKEGLLLWCQRKTAPYRNVNVQNFHTSWKDGLALCALIHRHRPDLIDYAKLRKDDPIGNLNTAFEVAEKYLDIPRMLDAEDIVNTPKPDEKAIMTYVSCFYHAFAGAEQAETAANRICKVLAVNQENEKLMEEYEKLASELLEWIRRTIPWLENRVGEPSMSAMQRKLEDFRDYRRLHKPPRVQEKCQLEINFNTLQTKLRLSHRPAFMPSEGKLVSDIANAWRGLEQVEKGYEDWLLSEIRRLQRLQHLAEKFQQKASLHEAWTRGKEDMLSQRDYESASLQEVRALLRRHEAFESDLAAHQDRVEHIAALAQELNELDYHEAASVNSRCQAICDQWDNLGTLTQKRRDALERMEKLLETIDQLQLEFARRAAPFNNWLDGAVEDLQDVWLVHSVEETQSLLTAHEQFKATLPEADQERGAILGIQGEIQKICQTYGLRPSSTNPYINLTPQDINTKWDMVRKLVPSRDQTLQEELARQQLNERLRRQFAAQANAVGPWIQGKVEEVGRLATGMAGSLEEQMAGLRQQEQNIINYKSNIDRLEGDHQLLQESLVFDNKHTVYSMEHIRVGWEQLLTSIARTINEVENQVLTRDAKGLSQEQLNEFRASFNHFDRVSEGPILWAVDVGAGGAGGPSLICTHALQKRNGMMEPDDFRACLISMGYDLGEVEFARIMTMVDPNAAGVVTFQAFIDFMTRETAETDTAEQVVASFKILAGDKNYITPEELRRELPAEQAEYCIRRMAPYKGSGAPPGALDYVAFSSALYGESDL; this is translated from the exons ATGGGGATAGGGCTCTGTTTCCCACCAGCGCGACGCAGGCAGAGGGTCAGGAGGAGGCCTGAGAGGCAGCTTGTAGCGGTCAACAGTCACTATTATTATCGTCATCTCCGTTGTACTCATGAGGAAACAGAGAGGGGCCGTGGCTTTCCCATGGTCACACAGCACCCAAGAGGCGGAGCCGGAACGGGAACCCCGAATCTCCGCTATGGGATCCACCCCGGCGCCCCCAAATCCTTCAGTCCCCTGGTCTCAGGGCAACCTCTTGCCTGGTCCCTACCCAAACGCCCTCGCCCCCATCcggccccacccacctcccccataTTTAGCGCGAATCCGATCCGGGGCTGGGCCGGGCGCTACTTAACGCGGCCCGGGTGTTCTGGAGAGCGCGGAGCGGAGCgagccaggagccccagcaaGATGATGATGGTTATGCAGCCCGAGGGCCTGGGGGTCGGGGAGGGGCCCTTCGTGGGCGGCAGCGGGGGCGGCGAGTACATGGAACAGGAGGAAGACTGGGACCGCGACCTACTGCTCGACCCGGCCTGGGAGAAGCAGCAGCGGAAA ACCTTCACTGCCTGGTGCAACTCACACCTGCGCAAGGCTGGCACCCAGATTGAAAACATAGAGGAGGATTTCCGCAATGGCCTCAAACTCATGTTGCTTTTGGAGGTCATTTCAG GAGAGAGGCTACCTAGGCCAGACAAAGGCAAGATGCGCTTCCACAAAATTGCCAATGTCAACAAGGCCCTGGACTTCATTGCCAGCAAGGGGGTTAAGCTGGTGTCCATTGGTGCTGAAG AGATTGTTGACGGGAACCTGAAGATGACCCTGGGCATGATCTGGACCATCATCCTTCGCTTTGCTATCCAGGACATCTCTGTGGAGG AAACCTCTGCCAAGGAAGGCTTGCTCCTGTGGTGCCAGCGGAAGACAGCTCCGTACCGCAACGTCAACGTGCAAAACTTCCACACCAG CTGGAAGGATGGTTTGGCCCTCTGTGCTCTCATCCACCGACACCGCCCCGATCTCATCGATTATGCCAAACTACGCAAG GATGACCCCATTGGCAATCTAAACACGGCCTTCGAGGTTGCAGAGAAATACTTGGACATCCCTAGGATGTTGGATGCAGAAG ACATCGTGAACACCCCAAAGCCTGATGAAAAGGCCATCATGACCTATGTTTCCTGCTTCTACCATGCCTTTGCCGGGGCTGAGCAG GCAGAGACAGCTGCCAACAGGATCTGCAAGGTGCTGGCTGTGAACCAGGAGAACGAGAAGCTGATGGAGGAGTACGAGAAGCTTGCCAGTGAG CTGCTGGAATGGATCCGTCGCACCATACCATGGCTGGAGAACCGTGTGGGCGAGCCCAGCATGAGTGCCATGCAGCGCAAGCTGGAGGACTTTCGGGACTACCGGCGCCTGCATAAGCCACCCCGAGTGCAGGAGAAGTGCCAGCTGGAGATCAATTTCAATACACTGCAGACCAAGCTGCGGCTGAGCCACCGGCCCGCCTTCATGCCCTCCGAGGGCAAGCTCGTCTCG GATATCGCCAATGCATGGCGTGGGCTGGAGCAAGTAGAGAAGGGCTATGAGGACTGGCTGCTCTCAGAGATCCGGCGCCTGCAGCGGCTCCAGCACCTGGCTGAGAAATTCCAGCAGAAAgcctccttgcatgaagcctggaCCCGGG GGAAGGAGGATATGCTGAGCCAGCGCGACTACGAgtcggcctccctgcaggagGTGCGGGCGTTGCTGCGGCGCCACGAGGCCTTTGAGAGCGACCTGGCAGCGCATCAGGACCGCGTGGAGCACATCGCCGCGCTGGCCCAGGAGCTCAA TGAGCTGGACTACCATGAGGCAGCCTCGGTGAATAGCCGCTGCCAGGCCATCTGCGACCAGTGGGACAATCTGGGCACGCTGACCCAGAAGAGGAGGGATGCGCTAGAA CGGATGGAGAAGCTCCTGGAGACCATTGACCAGCTGCAACTGGAGTTTGCTCGTCGGGCAGCGCCCTTCAACAACTGGCTGGATGGTGCCGTGGAGGACCTGCAGGACGTGTGGCTGGTGCACTCAGTGGAGGAAACCCAG AGCCTGCTGACTGCACATGAGCAATTCAAGGCTACGTTGCCAGAGGCTGACCAAGAGCGAGGAGCAATCCTCGGTATCCAGGGTGAGATCCAGAAGATCTGCCAAACGTATGGACTGCGGCCCAGCTCCACCAACCCCTACATCAACCTCACACCACAGGACATCAACACCAAGTGGGACATG GTCCGAAAGCTGGTGCCCAGCCGTGACCAGACCCTGCAGGAAGAGCTTGCCCGGCAGCAGCTGAATGAGAGGCTCCGGCGACAGTTCGCAGCTCAAGCCAATGCTGTTGGGCCCTGGATCCAGGGGAAGGTGGAG GAGGTGGGGCGCCTAGCCACAGGGATGGCTGGCTCTCTGGAGGAACAGATGGCTGGACTGCGGCAACAGGAGCAGAACATCATCAACTATAAGAGCAACATTGACCGGCTGGAGGGTGACCACCAGCTGCTGCAGGAGAGCCTAGTGTTTGACAACAAGCACACCGTCTACAGCATGGAG CACATCCGCGTAGGCTGGGAGCAGCTGCTCACCTCCATCGCCCGTACCATCAATGAAGTGGAGAACCAGGTACTGACCCGAGATGCCAAGGGCCTGAGCCAGGAGCAGCTCAACGAGTTCCGGGCATCCTTCAACCACTTTGACCGGGTCAGCGAGGGCCCAATTCTGTGGGCGGTGGATgtgggggctggtggggctggaggaCCAAGTCTGATATGCACTCATGCACTACAGAAGCGGAACGGGATGATGGAGCCTGATGACTTCCGGGCTTGCCTCATCTCCATGGGCTATGATCTG GGAGAAGTAGAGTTTGCACGAATTATGACCATGGTGGACCCCAACGCAGCCGGCGTCGTGACCTTCCAGGCCTTCATCGACTTCATGACCCGAGAGACAGCTGAGACTGACACAGCTGAGCAAGTTGTGGCCTCCTTCAAGATCCTGGCAGGAGATAAG AACTACATCACTCCTGAAGAGCTGCGGCgggagctccctgctgagcaggccgAGTACTGCATCCGTCGTATGGCACCCTACAAGGGCTCTGGGGCTCCACCTGGAGCCCTGGACTACGTGGCCTTCTCCAGTGCCCTCTATGGGGAGAGTGACCTCTGA
- the ACTN3 gene encoding alpha-actinin-3 isoform X2, whose protein sequence is MGIGLCFPPARRRQRVRRRPERQLVAVNSHYYYRHLRCTHEETERGRGFPMVTQHPRGGAGTGTPNLRYGIHPGAPKSFSPLVSGQPLAWSLPKRPRPHPAPPTSPIFSANPIRGWAGRYLTRPGCSGERGAERARSPSKMMMVMQPEGLGVGEGPFVGGSGGGEYMEQEEDWDRDLLLDPAWEKQQRKTFTAWCNSHLRKAGTQIENIEEDFRNGLKLMLLLEVISGERLPRPDKGKMRFHKIANVNKALDFIASKGVKLVSIGAEEIVDGNLKMTLGMIWTIILRFAIQDISVEETSAKEGLLLWCQRKTAPYRNVNVQNFHTSWKDGLALCALIHRHRPDLIDYAKLRKDDPIGNLNTAFEVAEKYLDIPRMLDAEDIVNTPKPDEKAIMTYVSCFYHAFAGAEQAETAANRICKVLAVNQENEKLMEEYEKLASELLEWIRRTIPWLENRVGEPSMSAMQRKLEDFRDYRRLHKPPRVQEKCQLEINFNTLQTKLRLSHRPAFMPSEGKLVSDIANAWRGLEQVEKGYEDWLLSEIRRLQRLQHLAEKFQQKASLHEAWTRGKEDMLSQRDYESASLQEVRALLRRHEAFESDLAAHQDRVEHIAALAQELNELDYHEAASVNSRCQAICDQWDNLGTLTQKRRDALERMEKLLETIDQLQLEFARRAAPFNNWLDGAVEDLQDVWLVHSVEETQSLLTAHEQFKATLPEADQERGAILGIQGEIQKICQTYGLRPSSTNPYINLTPQDINTKWDMVRKLVPSRDQTLQEELARQQLNERLRRQFAAQANAVGPWIQGKVEEVGRLATGMAGSLEEQMAGLRQQEQNIINYKSNIDRLEGDHQLLQESLVFDNKHTVYSMEHIRVGWEQLLTSIARTINEVENQVLTRDAKGLSQEQLNEFRASFNHFDRKRNGMMEPDDFRACLISMGYDLGEVEFARIMTMVDPNAAGVVTFQAFIDFMTRETAETDTAEQVVASFKILAGDKNYITPEELRRELPAEQAEYCIRRMAPYKGSGAPPGALDYVAFSSALYGESDL, encoded by the exons ATGGGGATAGGGCTCTGTTTCCCACCAGCGCGACGCAGGCAGAGGGTCAGGAGGAGGCCTGAGAGGCAGCTTGTAGCGGTCAACAGTCACTATTATTATCGTCATCTCCGTTGTACTCATGAGGAAACAGAGAGGGGCCGTGGCTTTCCCATGGTCACACAGCACCCAAGAGGCGGAGCCGGAACGGGAACCCCGAATCTCCGCTATGGGATCCACCCCGGCGCCCCCAAATCCTTCAGTCCCCTGGTCTCAGGGCAACCTCTTGCCTGGTCCCTACCCAAACGCCCTCGCCCCCATCcggccccacccacctcccccataTTTAGCGCGAATCCGATCCGGGGCTGGGCCGGGCGCTACTTAACGCGGCCCGGGTGTTCTGGAGAGCGCGGAGCGGAGCgagccaggagccccagcaaGATGATGATGGTTATGCAGCCCGAGGGCCTGGGGGTCGGGGAGGGGCCCTTCGTGGGCGGCAGCGGGGGCGGCGAGTACATGGAACAGGAGGAAGACTGGGACCGCGACCTACTGCTCGACCCGGCCTGGGAGAAGCAGCAGCGGAAA ACCTTCACTGCCTGGTGCAACTCACACCTGCGCAAGGCTGGCACCCAGATTGAAAACATAGAGGAGGATTTCCGCAATGGCCTCAAACTCATGTTGCTTTTGGAGGTCATTTCAG GAGAGAGGCTACCTAGGCCAGACAAAGGCAAGATGCGCTTCCACAAAATTGCCAATGTCAACAAGGCCCTGGACTTCATTGCCAGCAAGGGGGTTAAGCTGGTGTCCATTGGTGCTGAAG AGATTGTTGACGGGAACCTGAAGATGACCCTGGGCATGATCTGGACCATCATCCTTCGCTTTGCTATCCAGGACATCTCTGTGGAGG AAACCTCTGCCAAGGAAGGCTTGCTCCTGTGGTGCCAGCGGAAGACAGCTCCGTACCGCAACGTCAACGTGCAAAACTTCCACACCAG CTGGAAGGATGGTTTGGCCCTCTGTGCTCTCATCCACCGACACCGCCCCGATCTCATCGATTATGCCAAACTACGCAAG GATGACCCCATTGGCAATCTAAACACGGCCTTCGAGGTTGCAGAGAAATACTTGGACATCCCTAGGATGTTGGATGCAGAAG ACATCGTGAACACCCCAAAGCCTGATGAAAAGGCCATCATGACCTATGTTTCCTGCTTCTACCATGCCTTTGCCGGGGCTGAGCAG GCAGAGACAGCTGCCAACAGGATCTGCAAGGTGCTGGCTGTGAACCAGGAGAACGAGAAGCTGATGGAGGAGTACGAGAAGCTTGCCAGTGAG CTGCTGGAATGGATCCGTCGCACCATACCATGGCTGGAGAACCGTGTGGGCGAGCCCAGCATGAGTGCCATGCAGCGCAAGCTGGAGGACTTTCGGGACTACCGGCGCCTGCATAAGCCACCCCGAGTGCAGGAGAAGTGCCAGCTGGAGATCAATTTCAATACACTGCAGACCAAGCTGCGGCTGAGCCACCGGCCCGCCTTCATGCCCTCCGAGGGCAAGCTCGTCTCG GATATCGCCAATGCATGGCGTGGGCTGGAGCAAGTAGAGAAGGGCTATGAGGACTGGCTGCTCTCAGAGATCCGGCGCCTGCAGCGGCTCCAGCACCTGGCTGAGAAATTCCAGCAGAAAgcctccttgcatgaagcctggaCCCGGG GGAAGGAGGATATGCTGAGCCAGCGCGACTACGAgtcggcctccctgcaggagGTGCGGGCGTTGCTGCGGCGCCACGAGGCCTTTGAGAGCGACCTGGCAGCGCATCAGGACCGCGTGGAGCACATCGCCGCGCTGGCCCAGGAGCTCAA TGAGCTGGACTACCATGAGGCAGCCTCGGTGAATAGCCGCTGCCAGGCCATCTGCGACCAGTGGGACAATCTGGGCACGCTGACCCAGAAGAGGAGGGATGCGCTAGAA CGGATGGAGAAGCTCCTGGAGACCATTGACCAGCTGCAACTGGAGTTTGCTCGTCGGGCAGCGCCCTTCAACAACTGGCTGGATGGTGCCGTGGAGGACCTGCAGGACGTGTGGCTGGTGCACTCAGTGGAGGAAACCCAG AGCCTGCTGACTGCACATGAGCAATTCAAGGCTACGTTGCCAGAGGCTGACCAAGAGCGAGGAGCAATCCTCGGTATCCAGGGTGAGATCCAGAAGATCTGCCAAACGTATGGACTGCGGCCCAGCTCCACCAACCCCTACATCAACCTCACACCACAGGACATCAACACCAAGTGGGACATG GTCCGAAAGCTGGTGCCCAGCCGTGACCAGACCCTGCAGGAAGAGCTTGCCCGGCAGCAGCTGAATGAGAGGCTCCGGCGACAGTTCGCAGCTCAAGCCAATGCTGTTGGGCCCTGGATCCAGGGGAAGGTGGAG GAGGTGGGGCGCCTAGCCACAGGGATGGCTGGCTCTCTGGAGGAACAGATGGCTGGACTGCGGCAACAGGAGCAGAACATCATCAACTATAAGAGCAACATTGACCGGCTGGAGGGTGACCACCAGCTGCTGCAGGAGAGCCTAGTGTTTGACAACAAGCACACCGTCTACAGCATGGAG CACATCCGCGTAGGCTGGGAGCAGCTGCTCACCTCCATCGCCCGTACCATCAATGAAGTGGAGAACCAGGTACTGACCCGAGATGCCAAGGGCCTGAGCCAGGAGCAGCTCAACGAGTTCCGGGCATCCTTCAACCACTTTGACCGG AAGCGGAACGGGATGATGGAGCCTGATGACTTCCGGGCTTGCCTCATCTCCATGGGCTATGATCTG GGAGAAGTAGAGTTTGCACGAATTATGACCATGGTGGACCCCAACGCAGCCGGCGTCGTGACCTTCCAGGCCTTCATCGACTTCATGACCCGAGAGACAGCTGAGACTGACACAGCTGAGCAAGTTGTGGCCTCCTTCAAGATCCTGGCAGGAGATAAG AACTACATCACTCCTGAAGAGCTGCGGCgggagctccctgctgagcaggccgAGTACTGCATCCGTCGTATGGCACCCTACAAGGGCTCTGGGGCTCCACCTGGAGCCCTGGACTACGTGGCCTTCTCCAGTGCCCTCTATGGGGAGAGTGACCTCTGA
- the ACTN3 gene encoding alpha-actinin-3 isoform X3 translates to MKSGQLIVQMGRLSTRKGKGYAPGHRTFTAWCNSHLRKAGTQIENIEEDFRNGLKLMLLLEVISGERLPRPDKGKMRFHKIANVNKALDFIASKGVKLVSIGAEEIVDGNLKMTLGMIWTIILRFAIQDISVEETSAKEGLLLWCQRKTAPYRNVNVQNFHTSWKDGLALCALIHRHRPDLIDYAKLRKDDPIGNLNTAFEVAEKYLDIPRMLDAEDIVNTPKPDEKAIMTYVSCFYHAFAGAEQAETAANRICKVLAVNQENEKLMEEYEKLASELLEWIRRTIPWLENRVGEPSMSAMQRKLEDFRDYRRLHKPPRVQEKCQLEINFNTLQTKLRLSHRPAFMPSEGKLVSDIANAWRGLEQVEKGYEDWLLSEIRRLQRLQHLAEKFQQKASLHEAWTRGKEDMLSQRDYESASLQEVRALLRRHEAFESDLAAHQDRVEHIAALAQELNELDYHEAASVNSRCQAICDQWDNLGTLTQKRRDALERMEKLLETIDQLQLEFARRAAPFNNWLDGAVEDLQDVWLVHSVEETQSLLTAHEQFKATLPEADQERGAILGIQGEIQKICQTYGLRPSSTNPYINLTPQDINTKWDMVRKLVPSRDQTLQEELARQQLNERLRRQFAAQANAVGPWIQGKVEEVGRLATGMAGSLEEQMAGLRQQEQNIINYKSNIDRLEGDHQLLQESLVFDNKHTVYSMEHIRVGWEQLLTSIARTINEVENQVLTRDAKGLSQEQLNEFRASFNHFDRKRNGMMEPDDFRACLISMGYDLGEVEFARIMTMVDPNAAGVVTFQAFIDFMTRETAETDTAEQVVASFKILAGDKNYITPEELRRELPAEQAEYCIRRMAPYKGSGAPPGALDYVAFSSALYGESDL, encoded by the exons ATGAAGTCTGGCCAGTTAATtgtacagatggggagactgagcaCAAGGAAGGGCAAAGGGTATGCTCCAGGTCACAGA ACCTTCACTGCCTGGTGCAACTCACACCTGCGCAAGGCTGGCACCCAGATTGAAAACATAGAGGAGGATTTCCGCAATGGCCTCAAACTCATGTTGCTTTTGGAGGTCATTTCAG GAGAGAGGCTACCTAGGCCAGACAAAGGCAAGATGCGCTTCCACAAAATTGCCAATGTCAACAAGGCCCTGGACTTCATTGCCAGCAAGGGGGTTAAGCTGGTGTCCATTGGTGCTGAAG AGATTGTTGACGGGAACCTGAAGATGACCCTGGGCATGATCTGGACCATCATCCTTCGCTTTGCTATCCAGGACATCTCTGTGGAGG AAACCTCTGCCAAGGAAGGCTTGCTCCTGTGGTGCCAGCGGAAGACAGCTCCGTACCGCAACGTCAACGTGCAAAACTTCCACACCAG CTGGAAGGATGGTTTGGCCCTCTGTGCTCTCATCCACCGACACCGCCCCGATCTCATCGATTATGCCAAACTACGCAAG GATGACCCCATTGGCAATCTAAACACGGCCTTCGAGGTTGCAGAGAAATACTTGGACATCCCTAGGATGTTGGATGCAGAAG ACATCGTGAACACCCCAAAGCCTGATGAAAAGGCCATCATGACCTATGTTTCCTGCTTCTACCATGCCTTTGCCGGGGCTGAGCAG GCAGAGACAGCTGCCAACAGGATCTGCAAGGTGCTGGCTGTGAACCAGGAGAACGAGAAGCTGATGGAGGAGTACGAGAAGCTTGCCAGTGAG CTGCTGGAATGGATCCGTCGCACCATACCATGGCTGGAGAACCGTGTGGGCGAGCCCAGCATGAGTGCCATGCAGCGCAAGCTGGAGGACTTTCGGGACTACCGGCGCCTGCATAAGCCACCCCGAGTGCAGGAGAAGTGCCAGCTGGAGATCAATTTCAATACACTGCAGACCAAGCTGCGGCTGAGCCACCGGCCCGCCTTCATGCCCTCCGAGGGCAAGCTCGTCTCG GATATCGCCAATGCATGGCGTGGGCTGGAGCAAGTAGAGAAGGGCTATGAGGACTGGCTGCTCTCAGAGATCCGGCGCCTGCAGCGGCTCCAGCACCTGGCTGAGAAATTCCAGCAGAAAgcctccttgcatgaagcctggaCCCGGG GGAAGGAGGATATGCTGAGCCAGCGCGACTACGAgtcggcctccctgcaggagGTGCGGGCGTTGCTGCGGCGCCACGAGGCCTTTGAGAGCGACCTGGCAGCGCATCAGGACCGCGTGGAGCACATCGCCGCGCTGGCCCAGGAGCTCAA TGAGCTGGACTACCATGAGGCAGCCTCGGTGAATAGCCGCTGCCAGGCCATCTGCGACCAGTGGGACAATCTGGGCACGCTGACCCAGAAGAGGAGGGATGCGCTAGAA CGGATGGAGAAGCTCCTGGAGACCATTGACCAGCTGCAACTGGAGTTTGCTCGTCGGGCAGCGCCCTTCAACAACTGGCTGGATGGTGCCGTGGAGGACCTGCAGGACGTGTGGCTGGTGCACTCAGTGGAGGAAACCCAG AGCCTGCTGACTGCACATGAGCAATTCAAGGCTACGTTGCCAGAGGCTGACCAAGAGCGAGGAGCAATCCTCGGTATCCAGGGTGAGATCCAGAAGATCTGCCAAACGTATGGACTGCGGCCCAGCTCCACCAACCCCTACATCAACCTCACACCACAGGACATCAACACCAAGTGGGACATG GTCCGAAAGCTGGTGCCCAGCCGTGACCAGACCCTGCAGGAAGAGCTTGCCCGGCAGCAGCTGAATGAGAGGCTCCGGCGACAGTTCGCAGCTCAAGCCAATGCTGTTGGGCCCTGGATCCAGGGGAAGGTGGAG GAGGTGGGGCGCCTAGCCACAGGGATGGCTGGCTCTCTGGAGGAACAGATGGCTGGACTGCGGCAACAGGAGCAGAACATCATCAACTATAAGAGCAACATTGACCGGCTGGAGGGTGACCACCAGCTGCTGCAGGAGAGCCTAGTGTTTGACAACAAGCACACCGTCTACAGCATGGAG CACATCCGCGTAGGCTGGGAGCAGCTGCTCACCTCCATCGCCCGTACCATCAATGAAGTGGAGAACCAGGTACTGACCCGAGATGCCAAGGGCCTGAGCCAGGAGCAGCTCAACGAGTTCCGGGCATCCTTCAACCACTTTGACCGG AAGCGGAACGGGATGATGGAGCCTGATGACTTCCGGGCTTGCCTCATCTCCATGGGCTATGATCTG GGAGAAGTAGAGTTTGCACGAATTATGACCATGGTGGACCCCAACGCAGCCGGCGTCGTGACCTTCCAGGCCTTCATCGACTTCATGACCCGAGAGACAGCTGAGACTGACACAGCTGAGCAAGTTGTGGCCTCCTTCAAGATCCTGGCAGGAGATAAG AACTACATCACTCCTGAAGAGCTGCGGCgggagctccctgctgagcaggccgAGTACTGCATCCGTCGTATGGCACCCTACAAGGGCTCTGGGGCTCCACCTGGAGCCCTGGACTACGTGGCCTTCTCCAGTGCCCTCTATGGGGAGAGTGACCTCTGA
- the ZDHHC24 gene encoding probable palmitoyltransferase ZDHHC24 — protein MGQPWAVGSAEGAPARLPLVLTALWAAAVGLELAYVLVLGPGPPPLGPLARALQLVLAAFQLLNLLGNVGLFLRSDPSIRGVMLAGRGLGQGWAYCYQCQSQVPPRSGHCSACRVCILRRDHHCRLLGRCVGFHNYRPFLCLLLHAAGVLLHISVLLGPALSALLRAHAPLHTAALLLLPWLMLLTGRVSLAQFALAFVTDTCVAGALLCGAGLLFHGMLLLRGQTTWEWARGQHSYDLGPCHNLQAALGPRWVLVWLWPFLASPLPGDGITFQTAADVGLTPS, from the exons atggggcagccctgggcgGTAGGGAGCGCGGAGGGGGCGCCCGCGCGGCTGCCTCTCGTGCTCACCGCGCTGTGGGCCGCGGCTGTGGGCCTGGAGCTGGCCTATGTGCTGGTTCTGGGTCCCGGGCCGCCCCCGCTGGGACCCCTGGCTCGGGCCTTGCAGTTAGTGCTGGCCGCCTTCCAGCTGCTCAACCTGCTGGGCAACGTGGGGCTCTTCCTGCGCTCGGACCCCAGCATCCGGGGCGTGATGCTGGCCGGCCGCGGTCTGGGCCAGGGCTGGGC TTACTGCTACCAGTGCCAAAGCCAGGTGCCACCACGCAGTGGGCATTGCTCTGCCTGCCGTGTCTGCATCCTTCGTCGGGATCACCACTGCCGCCTGCTGGGCCGCTGTGTGGGATTCCACAACTACCGGCCCTTCCTGTGCCTGTTGCTTCATGCTGCGGGTGTCCTGCTCCACATCTCTGTGCTGCTGGGCCCTGCCCTGTCAGCCCTCCTGCGAGCCCACGCGCCCCTCCACACCGCagccctcctcctgctgccctggctcATGCTGCTCACAG GCAGAGTGTCTCTGGCGCAGTTTGCCTTGGCCTTTGTGACCGATACATGCGTGGCAGGTGCACTGTTATGTGGGGCTGGGCTGCTCTTCCATGGGATGCTGCTGTTGCGGGGCCAGACCACGTGGGAGTGGGCTCGGGGCCAGCACTCTTATGACCTGGGCCCTTGCCACAACTTGCAGGCGGCCCTGGGGCCCCGCTGGGTCCTTGTCTGGCTCTGGCCCTTCCTGGCCTCCCCACTGCCTGGGGATGGGATCACCTTCCAGACCGCAGCTGATGTGGGCCTCACACCTTCCTGA